The following coding sequences are from one Leguminivora glycinivorella isolate SPB_JAAS2020 chromosome 7, LegGlyc_1.1, whole genome shotgun sequence window:
- the LOC125227787 gene encoding thioredoxin domain-containing protein 17-like, with protein sequence MVTSVSIKGFEEFVKYTDSIDPKGPPVYFYFDSKLPDGTSWCPDCVVAEPIVRAFLREVKKELIFVHVDCGEREFYKDPQCVFRTDPRSKIRRIPTLMKWQGDRLEETELDDPENLRRLFEVLVTP encoded by the exons ATGGTAACCAGCGTGTCTATAAAAGGGTTTGAAGAGTTCGTGAAATACACGGATAGCATAGATCCGAAAGGACCTCCGGTGTACTTTTACTTTGATTCGAAGCTGCCTGATGGGACGAGCTGGTGTCCTGATTGCGTTGTGG CCGAGCCAATTGTGAGGGCCTTTCTGCGCGAAGTCAAGAAGGAACTGATCTTTGTGCATGTAGACTGCGGCGAAAGAGaatt CTACAAGGACCCTCAGTGCGTATTCCGCACCGATCCCAGATCGAAGATCCGTCGCATCCCGACGCTGATGAAGTGGCAGGGAGACAGGCTGGAGGAAACAGAGTTGGATGACCCCGAGAATCTACGGAGATTGTTTGAAGTACTTGTAACTCCTTAA
- the LOC125228240 gene encoding thioredoxin domain-containing protein 17-like gives MVTRVEIKGMDAFSKYTESLSSSGPPVFFFFSGSKLPNGSSWCPDCVEAEPIVQAYLNELQKNITFAYVDVGDRDYWKDKMCPFRTDPRTKLMVIPTLLRWKGVQRLEGSQCNKRDLLQMLFEEEEE, from the exons ATGGTGACTCGCGTAGAAATTAAAGGGATGGATGCATTCTCAAAGTACACCGAGAGCCTCAGTAGTTCGGGGCCGCCGGTGTTTTTCTTTTTCAGCGGATCTAAGTTGCCAAATGGAAGTAGCTGGTGCCCAGATTGCGTTGAGG cTGAACCTATAGTGCAGGCTTACCTGAACGAGTTACAGAAGAACATTACTTTTGCATATGTGGATGTTGGAGACAGAGACTA ctGGAAAGACAAAATGTGCCCATTCAGAACTGACCCCCGCACCAAACTCATGGTGATTCCGACACTGCTCCGATGGAAAGGAGTCCAGAGGCTTGAAGGTAGCCAGTGCAACAAGCGTGATCTCCTCCAGATGTTATTCGAGGAAGAGGAAGAATAA
- the LOC125228236 gene encoding uncharacterized protein LOC125228236, with the protein MEERTMGKVSFQPKTMAELLPDLALSGILSKDAILTLTGKKKPRNTMAINRTAEKVVKPLTMAEIRAELQAFKGSTPGKAQPAPSTKKKGWNSSVKVDKKINHRVEGKLKNNSVRKVLNFPPPRPVAPVQAKTINSRVSMMPPAHSRMTLTAPVSKARMTLMPPETPKFPKPEHRAKKALYIQAKTNVRISGICNIPETPVETKPAKPRVTIANKENSSYQANINRKSIAPKLINHKRLVPTKPDTPLSNDSWKSGSDASFIQKEKEIHESEAMTNAILHAQRTLEKIAEVSPPITTPFRKYRNNIESNNSSVMDNSNPENDTIMSFDNPTMLERVNNQDERLKESQKVAREERVFVSLCDMLNKATITNSESDKLDELLEVKQKQTEHNIKMIEDGIQALINIKEEQYKSLYEIKKQIREKVNSKKVSDNDKDTTLVGNTAEPQTPLKSPVLGHPCSVIRLSPKSPTYKIPKRTPCLRKKVFYKSMPSVVMTDMSTPVKLDGGKALNMYMKMKEQLHFLNTPLVKSRPAMVPDTPAITSQNLQMQLNKLYNKS; encoded by the exons ATGGAGGAGAGAACGATGGGGAAAGTATCTTTTCAGCCAAAAACGATGGCAGAATTGCTTCCTGATCTTGCTCTAAGCG GTATACTATCTAAGGATGCAATTTTAACGCTTACTGGTAAAAAGAAGCCACGAAATACTATGGCAATTAACCGAACAGCTGAGAAGGTCGTGAAGCCACTTACAATGGCTGAAATAAGAGCTGAATTACAAG CTTTCAAAGGTTCCACCCCCGGTAAGGCTCAGCCGGCGCCATCAACGAAGAAGAAAGGCTGGAACTCCTCCGTGAAAGTGGACAAGAAAATAAACCACAGGGTGGAGGGGAAACTGAAAAACAATTCGGTCAGAAAGGTGCTCAATTTCCCGCCCCCTAGACCTGTAGCTCCAGTTCAGGCTAAA acGATTAACTCCCGTGTATCGATGATGCCTCCTGCTCACTCGAGAATGACTTTGACGGCTCCAGTGTCCAAGGCCAGGATGACTCTCATGCCTCCTGAGACTCCAAAGTTTCCTAAACCAGAACACAGGGCAAAGAAGGCACTGTATATTCAAG CTAAAACAAATGTGCGGATAAGTGGCATATGCAACATTCCAGAAACACCAGTGGAAACTAAACCTGCCAAACCACGAGTTACTATTGCCAACAAAGAAAACAGCTCATACCAAGCtaatataaatagaaaatccATTGCCCCCAAGCTTATCAACCATAAGAGGCTGGTCCCAACCAAACCTGACACGCCTTTATCCAACGACTCCTGGAAATCTGGCAGTGATGCCAGTTTCATACAAAAAGAAAAGGAAATCCATGAGTCTGAAGCCATGACTAATGCAATATTACATGCACAACGCACTCTCGAGAAGATAGCAGAAGTTTCACCACCCATCACAACACCATTCAGGAAGTACAGAAACAATATAGAAAGCAACAATTCCAGTGTGATGGACAATTCAAACCCTGAAAATGACACAATCATGAGCTTTGACAACCCTACTATgttagaaagagtcaataatCAAGATGAAAGACTGAAGGAAAGTCAAAAAGTTGCCAGAGAAGAAAGGGTCTTTGTGTCATTATGTGACATGCTGAATAAAGCCACTATCACTAACTCGGAGAGTGATAAACTGGATGAGCTACTTGAAGTGAAGCAGAAGCAGACTGAGCACAACATTAAAATGATAGAAGATGGTATTCAAGCTCTTATAAATATCAAAGAAGAGCAATATAAATCACTATATGAAATCAAAAAGCAGATAAGAGAAAAAGTAAACAGTAAAAAAGTGTCAGACAATGATAAAGACACTACTTTAGTTGGTAATACCGCAGAACCCCAAACTCCTCTAAAGAGTCCAGTGCTTGGTCATCCTTGTTCAGTTATCAGACTAAGTCCAAAATCCCCTACTTATAAGATACCTAAAAGAACTCCATGTTTAAGAAAAAAGGTGTTTTACAAATCAATGCCTAGTGTTGTAATGACAGATATGAGCACTCCAGTAAAATTGGATGGTGGGAAagctttaaatatgtatatgaaaatGAAGGAACAGTTGCATTTCTTGAACACTCCGCTGGTGAAATCTCGACCGGCGATGGTTCCCGACACGCCAGCCATCACGTCGCAGAATCTTCAGATGCAACTGAacaaattatacaataaaagCTAG
- the LOC125228363 gene encoding PXMP2/4 family protein 3: MALSKPIMNLVASYLQNLYLNPIKTKAITSCVVGSAASIVSQVVAGDCVRLDPVLAFGLYGLLFGGTIPHYFYNIAERLFPEEVVAFPLAKKLLFERLVFAPFMQAFSLYTLARFEGKNHSAAVKQLYALYSTVLEANWKWLTLFQVINLAFVPPMLRVLFMNLVGFGWAMFLASKRRQRQQKEERKE; encoded by the exons ATGGCTTTATCGAAACCGATTATGAATTTGGTGGCTTCATACTTGCAAAACCTGTATTTGAATCCTATTAAAACAAAAGCAATCAcaag CTGTGTTGTGGGATCAGCAGCTAGCATTGTGTCACAAGTTGTAGCCGGAGACTGTGTCAGGCTTGATCCAGTTTTAGCTTTCGGATTATATGG GTTATTATTTGGTGGTACAATTCCCCACTACTTCTACAATATAGCAGAAAGACTGTTTCCAGAAGAAGTAGTGGCCTTCCCTCTAGCAAAGAAGTTATTATTCGAAAGGCTGGTATTCGCTCCATTCATGCAGGCCTTCTCTCTCTACACCTTGGCCAGGTTTGAGGGCAAGAACCACTCGGCTGCAGTGAAACAGCTGTATGCTTTGTACTCAACAGTTTTAGAAGCCAATTGGAAATGGTTGACACTGTTCCAAGTTATAAATTTGGCATTTGTGCCCCCAATG CTGCGAGTCCTCTTCATGAATTTAGTTGGTTTCGGCTGGGCGATGTTCCTGGCTTCGAAGAGACGCCAGCGCCAACAGAAAGAGGAAAGGAAGGAGTAA